The genomic region CCCACTGGATGTTCTCCCCGACCGTATCTTGCCGTGGTGTAGTTCGGTCTGTAATCCGGATACTGCCTGTGGAGACGGAATCCATGAGTGGGTTGTGGTGTTCCAAACACGGGATCGATTGTGCCCTTCAATGGATATCCAGTTTCACTGGAAATCACATATGGTAGAGGATCGGGGTCTATGGCTGTCACGAAGTCCTGTGACCATCTACCGACTTCGTGGGCGTTGACGATATCCTTCAAGATTCTGTAGTTCGTCGAACCGTGAGGGTCGTGGCAGGAACCACAATCCATCATGATGGCATTCGGTGGTCCGATGATCGTGCCGGCTCCACTTTCACCCCAGGCGGGCCAGGAAGCTCCATTGTACATGTGGAAGGAGGTTGTGGCATTTCCTCTGAAGGAGCTGAAGCCACCACCATTTAGTGCTGCATTTATCACCGAATCCGTTGCACCTCCCGGGGATACGCTGTCAAACATTCCCGATTCGACATCTGTGGCAGCACCGGGGGCAGCGGAACCATGGCAGACGTAGCAGAATTCAAAGAGGAGAGTTGCGGGACCAACAAGCAAGGCTTCACCTGGTCCACGCGGTGTGATTTCCCCTGTGATTCCCCGCTCGAGCCAGGTTATGCCACTGGTAGCGGTGTGTGCTCTATGGCAACCAGCACAAGCATCTGTATCTGCTACATATCCACCGTGGATAGCGAAGTTTGCATATGCTACTGAACCGGTGCAGAGGAAAATTGCTACCACGATTGCAAGGAGTAGACTGAATTTCCTCATCGTCTGGTCACCTCCTTCTTAGCACTCATTTCTCGAGTTATTCGCACCTTTACTTCCCTCCTTTACTCTCAAAAAATTTTGCAAAATTCATTCACCTCCATCTTTTCATAAAATAAATGACGTTAGAAAATTAGTTACATCTATATTGAGATTGCTTCACTCCGTTCGCAATGACAATTAGTAGTTGGTTCAGCAATGACAAGGTAGATTATTGGTGGGAGTTTAGTGGGAATAAACTATTAGACTGGGAAGATATTGTTAGAATAAATCCTTTGCGAGTTACATACCATTTGCAGTGAGGTAGGATTATATTGGATTTTGAAAATAAAAATGCTATCTAGACCCCTAGACAGCATCATTTCATTCTTTTATCCCCTCCCTCCTGCTAAAGCTTAGAGGGCAATAGTTATCAAAATATCAACGACCTTTAGTAATAGATTAAATGAGAATCCTATTCCTTATTCTTCCCCTTTGAATTCCCCTCTTTAAATTTGTGATTCGACAACTTTGTGAAAATTCCTTCTAAAAAATTAAAATTTTTTTAAAATTTTTGGCGCCGTTCAATAGATTGTTGCTAAAATTAGCAAAATAAAGGTAATTTCTATTTCTTCTTCTCGTACTTCTCGATGAATTCTTCGTAGTTGAGATGCTCGATTCCGAGCTCCTTGGCGGCTTCGCGAAGGGGCTCATGCTCCGCTAATATGCGAGATCTAAATAGTCCTCCCCTGGCCATAGCCAGAAGAGCTGCCGATTCTTCATCGTGTTTGAAGCGTTCCTCAAAGCTCTTAGCCAGGTCCACATTATATTTCCCTACCCTTAAGACATCCTCCATCTTGATTTCACCCCTACCAGCGGGCAGCTCTTGCCGATAATCCTTGAACCTCTCATAAGTACTTTCGACCACGTAGACCTTTCTTATCCTCCTTTGTATCAAATCGAGTTTGCGATTCTCCACGATTTTCTCCAAGAAGTCCTCGCGGGTGGGGAACTTTCTTCTTCTAAGCAACCACCACAGTGGCAACAGCAACAGTGGAAGCAGACAGCACCAGGGGAATTTAAATGGTGGTGGCTTGATGGGAACGGCGACCTCAATGGGCCAGGCCCATACCTCAACCCTGCTATTTCCATAGTCCGTCACATAAATCCAGCGTCCCATGGTATCGAGACTCTGTGGGAAATAAAATTGCCCAATTTCTATCCCTAACTCACCGAAGGCACAAAGGGGTGTCCCCTTTCTAGTGAGGACAAGAACATTGTGAGCCATAACATCGACCACATGGATGCGGTTTTTGTAACCAATGTCTATTCCGCGAGGTAATCCTCCCGTGGTGATGAAATACAAGAATTTGCCCTTGGGGCTGAAAACCTGTATGCGTCGATTGTTGCTATCAGCCACGAAAATCTTGCCGGTTTTATCCACGACGATGCCATTCGGGAAGGCGAATTCTCCCGGTTTTTCCCCTTCCCTCAAAGCCTGTCCCGTGGTTCCAAATTCAAGCTTCAAAAACCCATAAGGGTCGAAGACCAAAACCCTATGGATCTTTTGAATATCAGTCACATAGAGATTGCCTTTTCGATCGAAGGTTAAAGCCGTGGGTTGCCAGTCAAATTTTGGATCGTTATTGGGGATGTATTTCCTTATGAATTCACCCCTTGGGGTGAAAATGTAAATTCCCTCAAGCCTTCTATCGGTGACGTAGACATCGCCGCGCTTATCGAAGGCTATGTAAAGGGGTTTCTTGAGCTTGCCTTCCTCCCCCACCTCGCTGAAGGAGAAAAGATACGTTCCCTTTCTGGTAAACACGGAAATGCGACTATTGTACGTGTCAGCAACATAGACCCTTTTAGTCTTGGGGTGAACGGCGACTCCAACGGGCTTTTTCATGGGAGCCTTTGGGGTTCCATCGAAGAGAAAAAGGAACTTGGGGGGAGGAACTACCCTCTCCTCGGGAGCAACGACTCTGGGAATTGGAGCCTCTCTGGTTAAAAGATAATAAACCAGGGCAAAAATGAGGGCAGCCAAGAGGAGGAGAAGAATAATTAATAATATGATCTTCTTTCTCCGCCGTCTTCTCTCTTCTGGAGTTAACTCCCGCGGTTCCCGCGCTTCAGCAGCAGCTTCTTCCGCCAATTACTTCACCTGCATCCTGCATTACTGGATTCTATTTAGGGCTCGTTTAGCTTCTTTGAAATCTTGTCCTTCCTCTTTGGCAACTTCTATAGCCTTTTTATATGCAGCGATGGCTTCGTCCTTCAGCTCCTTTTTCTCGTAAGCGAGACCCATACCATAATGGGCATCGGCGAATTTTGGATCGAATCTCAAACACTGCCGAAATTCGGTGATGGCGTCGTCATAAGCACCCTTCTCTAAAAAGATTCTACCCAAAAAGAAGTGGCTATCAGCATCGGTTCGCCTGATCCCCAAAGCCTTTCTCACATAGATCACAGCATCGTCGTACTTTTTCTGTTTAAAGAGAATTACTCCCTTGTTGTAATAAGCTTGCTCAAGCCATCTGTTCTCCTTGGCAAATCCCGCTTTTTCGTAGAGTCTAATCTCCGTTTCAAACTGCTTTAGGGCTTTATCATAATCGCCCTTTCCCATATAGGCGATGCCCATAAAAACGATTGCCCCCTGATGCTCCTCATCCATCTTCAAAGCCTCCTTGAACTGATCAATGGCTTTATCATACAAACCTCTGGCCAAATAACTCCGTCCCAGTGCCACCCGAGCTTCTATATCCAGTGGATTTTTGCGAACCTGCTCGGCTAACTTTTCACCCCCTTCGTATACCACTGTCTTTTTAGCCATGCGATATCGAGAGGCAAGATAAAAAGCCCCGAAGACGGCTGCGGTAATGAGGATGAGCGCCACCATCACCCAGATAGCTCTATCCAACCATCGCTCCCCCGGGATAAATAGCCTGGCAAATTTCCGTATAGGAATTGCAGGTCTCATATGGTATCTCCTTTCAAAACTGTAAACTATAAGTGGGCAGGCACGAGACCCGCCACTACATCCATCTAATCCCAATAAAATTTTGAATTTATGATTCATTACTCCTGGTAAAATGGGGTTTCGAGGTCTGACCCCGGTTATCGGGGACCGAGGTGGCACTTGTAGCAGAGCTCAGTTCCGCCCCATTTGGCTATGAGTTTGCCCAACCTCACCTTGCCGTGGCAAGAATAACAGAGCTCAAAGCTGAAGCATCCTGTACCCTTTGGGTACTTCCTCTCATGGCACTCCGGGCACCTAAAGGGCTCAGTTTGGGTCATCTCGCAATGGGCTATGTGTACCATGAACGCCTTCCGCTTATCGGGTGGTATTGGCAATCTCCTGACTTCCAAGAACGGTACCCTGTACTCTGGATGACACTTGGTGCAGTTATCTCGAATTAGTATGGCTTTGGCTACCGTGGTGTGATGGCACTCTTGACAAAATTCTCGTTCTTTATGGCACATTCTACAGTTCCCGATGGCATCGGGAGGAGCATCTTTATGCACACCCATCCACGCGAGGGAATGAGGAATTGGGGTCCTATGGCAATCATCGCAATATTTCTGTCTGTGACAGACCACACATCCCTCGACACCAGCCTTCTGTTTGCCGTGCTCAGTTCGCCAGACCTCTGGTTTTTCGGTGTGATCCAAGGGTTTCACGCCCTTCGCAGTGTGACAGGCGTTGC from Actinomycetota bacterium harbors:
- a CDS encoding tetratricopeptide repeat protein — encoded protein: MRPAIPIRKFARLFIPGERWLDRAIWVMVALILITAAVFGAFYLASRYRMAKKTVVYEGGEKLAEQVRKNPLDIEARVALGRSYLARGLYDKAIDQFKEALKMDEEHQGAIVFMGIAYMGKGDYDKALKQFETEIRLYEKAGFAKENRWLEQAYYNKGVILFKQKKYDDAVIYVRKALGIRRTDADSHFFLGRIFLEKGAYDDAITEFRQCLRFDPKFADAHYGMGLAYEKKELKDEAIAAYKKAIEVAKEEGQDFKEAKRALNRIQ